A portion of the Candida dubliniensis CD36 chromosome R, complete sequence genome contains these proteins:
- a CDS encoding signal recognition particle (SRP) subunit, piutative (Similar to S. cerevisiae SRP54), which produces MVLADLGSRLRGALSSVESGSDDEISQMIKDICSALLESDVNVKLVAKLRGNIKNKIEEANVSKETSAMNKRKKLQKIIFDELCALVDSNVEPPKPKKLSTSTKTINGKKVRVSKESSHVIMFVGLQGAGKTTSCTKLAVYYKKRGFKVGLVCADTFRAGAFDQLKQNAIKANIPYYGSYLEPDPVKIAFEGVQKFKQEKFDIIIVDTSGRHRQEEQLFTEMVQIGEAVQPSQTVMVMDGSIGQAAESQARAFKESSNFGSIILTKMDGHAKGGGAISAVAATKTPIVFIGTGEHVGDLEIFKPTTFISKLLGIGDIQGLIEHVQSLNLHQDEGHKQTIEHIKEGKFTLKDFQNQMNNFLKMGPLTNIASMIPGLSNIMSQVGDEETSKKIKNMIYIMDSMTTKELESDGRIFIKEPSRIVRVARGSGCAVVEVEMILQQHRMMSTMAKSAMAAQGGQAGPGGNPMANNPQMQRMMQQAQSNPNFMQQAMNMLGGAGGAGGAGGAGGAGGLAGMMNNPAMMQQAQQMMRQNPQMMQQAQQMMKNPGMMQKMMQQFGGMGGMGGMGGM; this is translated from the coding sequence ATGGTTTTAGCAGATTTAGGATCAAGATTAAGGGGCGCCTTGTCGTCTGTCGAGTCTGGTTCCGATGATGAGATTCTGCAAATGATAAAAGATATCTGTTCAGCTCTTTTAGAGTCGGACGTAAATGTCAAATTAGTTGCTAAGTTGAGAGGCAacatcaaaaataaaatcgAAGAAGCCAACGTATCCAAAGAAACGTCAGCTATGAATAAACGTAAGAAATTACagaaaatcatttttgACGAATTGTGTGCATTGGTTGACTCAAATGTCGAACCTccaaaaccaaagaaaCTTTCTACATCAACCAAAACCATCAATGGGAAAAAAGTGAGAGTGTCGAAAGAATCCAGCCATGTTATTATGTTTGTTGGTTTACAGGGTGCAGGTAAAACCACTTCGTGTACCAAATTGGCTGTGTATTATAAAAAGAGGGGGTTTAAAGTTGGTTTGGTATGTGCCGATACTTTCAGAGCTGGTGCTTTTGATCAGTTGAAGCAAAATGCCATAAAGGCAAATATACCATACTATGGTTCTTATTTGGAACCAGATCCAGTGAAGATTGCCTTTGAAGGGGTTCAAAAGTTTAAACAAGAGAAATTCGATATTATAATTGTCGATACTTCAGGAAGACATAGGCAAGAAGAACAATTGTTCACCGAGATGGTTCAAATAGGAGAAGCTGTTCAGCCATCACAAACAGTAATGGTGATGGATGGGTCTATTGGTCAAGCTGCAGAATCACAGGCCCGTGCATTCAAAGAAAGTTCCAACTTTGGATCGATTATATTAACCAAAATGGATGGTCACGCCAAAGGAGGTGGTGCTATTTCTGCTGTGGCAGCTACAAAGACAccaattgttttcattgGTACTGGTGAGCATGTGGGTGATTTAGAGATTTTCAAACCAACCACTTTTATTTCAAAGCTTTTAGGTATTGGTGACATTCAGGGTTTAATTGAGCATGTTCAATCATTGAATTTGCACCAAGATGAAGGACATAAGCAAACAATTGAACATATCAAGGAAGGTAAATTTACATTAAAAGATTTCCAAAACCAAATGaacaatttcttgaaaatGGGACCCTTGACAAATATAGCATCGATGATTCCTGGTCTTTCAAATATAATGTCACAAGTGGGAGATGAAGAAACGTCAAAGAAGATcaaaaatatgatttatATCATGGATTCAATGACGACAAAAGAACTAGAAAGTGACGGTAGAATATTTATAAAGGAACCTAGTAGAATTGTCAGGGTAGCGAGAGGTTCTGGATGTGCAGTTGTCGAGGTGGAGATGattttacaacaacataGAATGATGTCAACAATGGCCAAATCTGCCATGGCTGCACAAGGTGGCCAAGCTGGTCCAGGTGGAAATCCAATGGCTAACAACCCACAAATGCAAAGAATGATGCAACAGGCTCAATCAAACCCAAATTTTATGCAACAAGCCATGAATATGTTAGGTGGAGCTGGTGGAGCTGGGGGAGCTGGTGGAGCTGGGGGAGCTGGTGGATTAGCTGGAATGATGAACAATCCAGCTATGATGCAACAAGCTCAACAGATGATGAGACAGAACCCTCAAATGATGCAGCAGGCTCAgcaaatgatgaaaaatcCAGGAATGATGCAAAAGATGATGCAACAATTTGGTGGTATGGGTGGTATGGGTGGTATGGGTGGTATGTAA
- a CDS encoding transcription initiation factor TFIID subunit, putative (Similar to S. cerevisiae TAF10) — protein MSEPINKPEDEEMDVEFNDNDDQIVPDESSEQTQKQDDQQAHNQTNERETNTAASERPQNDTASSTNNPAGAANGTSPASVIPELPDLTRKDKTLKEVLDLMDGDFAPIIPDAVTDYYLAKNGFETSDIKIKRLLALATQKFISDIAQDAYEYSRIRSASAVYNSSNPQVRAKLLLQGQQYANQQSLSGNSNNAGEGDQQQSQQSHSNAGNSQGKIVLTMEDLSNALSEYGMNTSRPDFYR, from the coding sequence atgAGCGAACCTATAAATAAACCAGAAGACGAAGAGATGGACGTAGAGttcaatgataatgatgatcaGATTGTCCCAGATGAATCATCAGAACAAACACAGAAACAGGACGACCAACAAGCTCATAATCAAACAAATGAGAGAGAGACTAATACTGCTGCTAGTGAAAGGCCTCAAAATGATACTGCTTCATCAACTAATAATCCTGCTGGCGCAGCTAACGGTACACTGCCAGCTTCAGTAATACCTGAGTTACCAGATCTTACACGTAAAGATAAAACGCTAAAGGAGGTGCTCGATTTGATGGATGGTGACTTTGCACCAATCATTCCAGATGCAGTAACTGATTACTATTTGGCTAAGAATGGGTTCGAGACATCAGatataaaaatcaaaagattGCTAGCTCTTGCTACCCAGAAGTTTATTAGTGATATTGCACAGGATGCATACGAATACAGTAGAATTAGAAGTGCAAGTGCTGTGTATAATTCATCCAATCCTCAGGTTCGTGcaaaattattactacAGGGTCAACAATATGCCAATCAACAGTCACTAAGTGGCAATTCGAATAATGCTGGAGAAGGTgaccaacaacaatcacaGCAATCACATTCGAACGCAGGTAACCTGCAAGGAAAGATAGTATTGACAATGGAAGATTTGAGTAATGCCTTGTCTGAGTATGGAATGAACACTTCCAGACCAGATTTTTACAGGTGA